A single window of Pectobacterium parmentieri DNA harbors:
- a CDS encoding molecular chaperone: MKCPFYQRAAGFIISYLFLIPSAYSTLSLDRTRVIFNDEEQSATVMLMNPNAEHPILAHSWLTDDQHNKVTTPLMVLPPLQRIEAKGYSLTRLVKTEQITQLPTDRESLFYLNVREILPKTEKVNVLQIAIQSEIKVFFRPRGVKPGKDEIWQKKLLIKKTGNTFQVENPTPYYITVSSILKQPKTTHAKPANLLKRNAFMVAPRSTLSVEVNNGAINHFYLYYVNDHGAYVPLPFTCAQNQCQPVPHE, translated from the coding sequence ATGAAATGCCCATTTTATCAGCGAGCAGCGGGATTTATTATCAGTTACTTGTTTTTGATACCCTCAGCCTATAGCACCCTGAGCCTCGATCGCACCCGCGTTATTTTTAACGATGAGGAACAATCCGCAACGGTGATGCTGATGAACCCAAATGCGGAACATCCGATTCTGGCACATTCCTGGCTGACGGACGATCAGCACAATAAAGTGACCACGCCGCTGATGGTACTGCCGCCGTTACAGCGCATCGAAGCGAAAGGATATAGCCTGACTCGTCTGGTTAAAACTGAACAAATCACCCAATTGCCGACCGATCGCGAATCGCTGTTTTACCTTAACGTCCGAGAAATTCTGCCAAAAACAGAAAAGGTCAACGTATTGCAGATCGCCATTCAGTCTGAAATCAAAGTGTTCTTCCGCCCGCGTGGTGTAAAACCAGGAAAAGATGAGATATGGCAGAAAAAACTGCTTATAAAAAAAACAGGCAACACGTTTCAGGTAGAAAATCCAACACCGTACTACATCACGGTAAGCAGCATCTTGAAGCAGCCCAAAACGACTCACGCCAAGCCTGCCAACCTATTAAAGAGAAACGCCTTTATGGTAGCGCCACGCTCAACGTTGTCTGTTGAGGTCAATAACGGCGCGATCAATCATTTCTATCTGTACTACGTCAACGACCACGGTGCCTATGTGCCGTTGCCCTTTACCTGCGCACAAAACCAGTGTCAGCCCGTTCCTCATGAATAA
- a CDS encoding fimbrial protein → MKTTSHHALLTLAVGIMALQSSSPLALQSPPLSDNEVTFRVSAVNAGCNVSTESKVIVVNMSEVSERYLKTNSYGNWHDFTINLTDCNLDTYQNVTVRFSGKEELLLPKHLALDTPSRAKGIAIGIYHANKLIGINSSADSIVLQSGDNAILFSARIEKIRDDLIRSGDFVATANFTLSYL, encoded by the coding sequence ATGAAAACTACGTCACACCATGCCCTGCTCACTTTAGCAGTCGGCATCATGGCACTACAATCAAGTTCACCTCTTGCACTACAATCCCCTCCTCTGAGCGATAATGAAGTGACGTTCCGCGTCTCCGCCGTCAACGCTGGCTGTAATGTCAGTACGGAAAGCAAGGTGATTGTGGTAAACATGAGTGAAGTCTCTGAGCGCTATTTAAAAACCAATAGCTACGGCAACTGGCATGACTTCACGATTAACCTCACGGACTGCAATCTGGATACCTACCAAAACGTTACTGTTCGTTTTTCAGGAAAAGAAGAGCTGCTATTGCCCAAGCATCTGGCACTTGATACACCATCCAGAGCCAAAGGTATCGCGATTGGCATTTATCATGCCAATAAACTGATTGGCATCAATAGCAGCGCGGACAGCATTGTGTTGCAAAGTGGGGACAACGCCATTCTCTTTTCAGCCCGCATCGAAAAGATACGCGACGATTTGATTCGATCCGGTGATTTTGTGGCAACGGCGAACTTCACGTTGAGCTATTTATAG
- a CDS encoding DUF2569 domain-containing protein, protein MKCLNCENDAQKESGLCTDCEREEQQKINGILYLPALGIILSVIMAPFSLYELVSAVLAHFKKTGFVSYYSLFAIFCVIVLLGMSIFTALTFFRRKRRTKVVMVAYYVINAVIVYCLTLLPSQLFGVALDDNAFSMLAAIVFSIVVWIPYFLFSKRIPLVFSR, encoded by the coding sequence ATGAAGTGCCTGAATTGCGAGAACGATGCGCAAAAAGAGTCTGGTTTGTGTACAGATTGCGAAAGAGAAGAACAGCAGAAGATTAACGGTATTCTCTACCTTCCGGCGCTGGGAATTATTCTCTCTGTCATTATGGCTCCGTTCTCGCTGTATGAACTGGTCAGTGCCGTGCTGGCGCATTTCAAAAAAACGGGGTTTGTGAGTTATTACAGTCTATTCGCTATATTTTGCGTAATTGTTTTACTTGGTATGTCGATTTTTACTGCGCTAACGTTTTTTCGGCGCAAGCGGCGGACGAAGGTGGTGATGGTCGCTTACTATGTCATTAATGCGGTTATCGTATATTGCCTAACGTTACTGCCTTCACAGCTATTTGGTGTCGCGCTGGACGATAATGCATTTAGTATGCTTGCTGCGATTGTTTTCAGCATTGTCGTCTGGATCCCATATTTCCTGTTTTCGAAAAGAATTCCTCTGGTTTTTAGCCGCTAG